In Trichoplusia ni isolate ovarian cell line Hi5 chromosome 10, tn1, whole genome shotgun sequence, the genomic window TATGATAATATCCTCTCTATCCCATACAAAGGTTTTATTAGCACATTGAATGGGCCCTTTGAATCGGGATATTGTCCTTTGTGAAAAAATCGCATTCTATTCTCTCTATTCAATTCATAGTTTTTAGAATATCGGGCGGTTTTATCTTCATTTGTACCCCCGCTGttagagatatatttttatttgtaccaGGTACCTATTGATTAGAATTTTGTGTTCCTATGTCTACGTATAGACCAAGGTCTACAGAAACTTATACTAGAACGTATTGATTTCATTATCAATAAGCGCGGTTTCTAATCAGTACTAACATACGTCTgcaatgataattataatttattatttaatcaatttatattttctattaggttaggttaggtcaGTATAGTTTATTGGTACTTTATTTACTTTCCATAGGTAATGTTATCTAAAGGTATGAGGTCTAATAAAGTATGGTATTGGATTGGACATCAACGTACCTACCTATTTAATTCGTGCATCTTACAGGCCCATTTCTAAAAGCCTtctaataattaagtaaaataactaGTAGGTAGTATCTAGTTAAATTTTGTCAAAGCCAGTGAACGAACTACTGCATACAAGAACAGACAAATAGTAAACCAACCTTCGTCAAAGTAAAGACTTTAATTCTAAATTGTAGCAAtcatattaaactttataaattaagtttaattttacgCTCACATTTGTGAGCAATATAACTGTCACGAATGTGATTTCTAAAGGCTATTCCCAAAGGCATAAAGTGAAATAAGTCCTTTGACCGTTGACGTTCACCCACGAAACAGCtcggtaatttattttgtggtcACTGACAACGATTACCTCGACGGGCGGCAAGCCTTTTGCTATTTACTAAGTACCTACAGGTTTATTTTGACCCAGGGATCACGTAGAACGTTACGAGTTACTAATGAACGAATGGCCGATGCAATTCTGTTTAGATGTAGGTACTTACACtcgtatatatattttgttcgAGCCCATGTAACATGATAGCAACAGGAACATAAAATGGCTAGGGTATGCCAgccttttattttagaatttttaatagAAGTTATTTCctgtaattcattttattgacgTGATGGGTATCATATAAGCTTGAGTTCAATTTAagctattattttaagtgttcaTGTGaaaaacctgtttttttattgtctgtttCTTATATCTtaagttttatcaaaagtaGATACGTAATActtaaaatatcgatattttttagaACTTTAATTGAAAGGCTGATTTTAGCTTATTAACAATGACAGCGACCAAAGTTATGCCCAGTTGTTAACTTCCAAGTTTACCCAAAACACAGCACTTTGTATATTTGTCTACTGTCAGTATAATATCTACTAAACTTAGTTATTTATAACTTGAATCGCAAACTTCTAAGAGTTTATATCTGAACATGAAACGAGCTAAATGTGACTGAtgttgttgtattataaaattaatgtgccGCAATTTAACGCCGGCGAGAGCGCAACATTCCAAAACAGACTTGAAACGTGTTCGCGATAGGTAAACAACTAAAATACgctaaattattaagtaactaaCGGAATATAGAACAGAAATTCACGAAACTCTATGTTACAGTGAAGAAAGCATAAATTCTGTTACGAACACTGCGCTGGAAGAAATGGAACGCAGTGAACAATGATCCTGGAAAATATAACACGCAGATGGTTAGGAAGGTTTTCTTACACATGGACATACATTGCCAGATAATAATGATATTACAGCTTTTCTGTCGGATTGCTGATGGATTCTCACCAGCTTTCTAAATCACTATAAGCTGTACTGCTGGGCCTACTTGCATATTTGTAATCTATAGTTCGGATTAAGAACTGGATAAAGGCTTACTCCAATAATCGTATGAAGTGGGTAATGTTTTCTAGTAATACCAGTCAAATGGCTGGTCGAGGTTAGTTTGCCAAACGGTGATCATGTAATTATCCGAACTCGGTGAAACCGGCAGCCAATCATGACCTAGCTTGGTATCAggttaaaaagcaaaataaacataaacaaaatttttggaaatttagACGCAATTTAATTggatacaattaaattattcattcaaaAGAGACTTCAGAACTAGTTTATTTATCTGGTCATAAGGTTCCCATTCCACAGTTCCAGTTTCAATGTTATTCTTTGTAGATTCTAGTTCGGGGGGGAAGTAAAAGCACTGTCTGCGGGTAGTTATCCGGAATACAAAGTAGCTTGTGTCCTCTTAACAAAGTTTTATTGCCATCCGCTACCACGCTACGTCAAGATTGAGTAACAATGTACTGTGACTGGCTCAATATGAGCTTACCGCATTTTGGGATTGGTCTTTTGTCTTACTAAACTTCGTAGTAACTGGAATATGTGTAAGTAGGAAAATATGATACAGGGCAAGGCAGGTTTTGTAAAATTATCCGGTTTGCATGTAGTATTGCAAACCGGAATCGTTTCGAGCGTTTCTTCTTTGAATGAACAGGTAAAGATCAGATTATTGGTGGCTTATAtcctttttatttacattttgtgaGTATTATAGCCAGTTAGGctgataaatataaaagtatcgaAAATTGAAGGAACAATTgtggttaaaacaaaaaaaaaatactcacattATTTTGCTCCAAAAAGTTGTGGATTTTTTGCTTGGCTCTAAAATGTTGACGACGGCTTTGATGAATTTCGATATTTTCAAACGCAATAGAAAGTTCTTCATTATGGTGTAAGATAAAGACTATTATGTTGGATATACCATTATGTACCTACCTTACTTCATCGTTATCCAGTGATATTGAGTGTACAAATACTTATATCGAATACTAACGAAATAGAATAGAGCAGCGCTCGGCGAAAAACCGTCATTATCGTGAATTGCTTACTAATGAACGTTGTTTCTTAACAAAATGGATTCAACTTGTAGGTTCGAGAGCAAACaatgatttcttttatttattcgtattatattatacaacGATAATAGTAGTGCCCTCCTTACTAAGTGTTCTTAAGTGTTCTGACATTGTTAGTATTTGCATTTTCCTTTAGTAAGACAAAAGAGCGTTCCTTCCAAGCTAGCTTTATCTGAGAATGACTTTAACAAAATCAGAGGTTGGATCTATTTgtgaaatgttttcattttcgttGAACCAGCAATTTCAACATGTGCCTTTGAGCTTGATATGTGTAGATCTAATGAAGGTTTTACTAAATGTTTGAGGCGTCTGCGGCCTTTAATGCGAATTATAGctcaacaaaaataagtaaCGTTATTTAATCGGGTCTTAATTAAGAAAAGTCATTTCACAACTGCACTGAGTGCTTTGATGGATGCCTGCTCTAATGATTTATTCAGCACACTTCTCCATTGCTATGTCGACGTGAAAtcgacttttaattaaaaacattcccATAAGTACTCGATGCGGAATATTTTACTTCTCTGATAGTGTATAAAGCAATAACAGTTCCCACAAACAGTATTATATTACTTGgaagtataaaaatatccttCACTGCctataatgatttaataataagcAATATAACGAAGCATggacgaaaaaaatattatgttcattgTTATGGAAAATGGGCTGTATAATGgtcttttatattaaaagctcTTTTAAAAGAGGCCGTCCACTAAGTCTTTAATGGGATTGAATAATAAGCTATAAGATTTCGAATGGTCTAACTAAATGGTTTATTCTTTCCGCCCTGTTTGTGAGCGGTAGTCGCGAGTAATTCTAAGATGTCTGATTTACTGTGCGGGATAGCTAGATTGTTGTATTGGGAGTCGATAAAATAAGCTTAAATGGGTTCGGCTCGTATATCAGAGGAGTCGGCATCATAAAGGTGGGTACCAACTGTCAAATGGCTCATTGTGGCGGCTTGGCTTTATGATGGCATTTTTACAGGCAGGTACACGCTTTGAACGTCTGCCATGCCGACCGCCAATTATATTCTACTTAACTCGGTGTCCACGTCCAGTTTTATACACTCCGGACAATTTGCTTTCAAACAACACCTGCGGACCATACACAAGTCAAATCATACGATAAAATCTTTATTGACTTCGAAACTCGGTTCGTTTAcgtaaaaagaaattattttacgaCTCCTTGTTCAAGTCTGATCGTAAAAATATAGAGTGATTCTAAATCATTGTCACTCTACTGAAACTCCTTAAACTTTATTGAGCATAAGTTAGCTACAAAATAGCCGTCAGTCACGTAGTAACTTAAATGTTCAATTAACAAAGGTGTAGAGGGCATTATGTAGGTAAGTGCCTTCGAACTTAGCGTGGAAACATTTCCTACTTTATTTACTACGCCTTTGAATAAACTTTAGGAATATGAGTATCATGTGTTTTATACATCGTTAAGTTAGATCTATAGGAACGAGTATATTGCGTCTTGAGATATTGAGAGCATGAAAAAAAGAAGAGTTCTACATTTCTtcctattttttaatataaaactcgACTCTACTTTTTCCACTTTCTTCTTATTtcgattttttgaaataagcTTCATCTTGATTACTTTGTTATGGTAGGTAATCTATGCCTTAAAATGGTAaggtttaaaattttgtaaagaaaactattttgataTCGATATTCTTTCACTTATATCttggtatatttatttagcttagtaatttcaaaatgtatattgggtagtttataaaaatcattgtacATGGAGTTTTTCGGTAAGTTTTACTTTAACTTATGTAcatgtatcaaaaatagattctAATGATTTTGGGGTCACAAATGTTTCCTTATTCATTTTGAGACAATTATGTATGGTTAATTAGTCTCTAAACAgacaaaattcatattttgtataattagatATACGTTTACATACTTACTTATGTCAAAACacaacaaatttatgaaaaacaagAGACACACACAGCTGTTGTTTTgcattgaatttaataaattaatgaatgtcattgtgttatttaaaaataatatggatAGTGCTTGGTGTTTATAACAGGTATAGTACCTTATAGGGTATCAGATCGGTCATGGGCTCCACATAAAAAGAGAGTCTATAACCCAGTAAGTTAAAGTATTGACTATGGCTAGATAAgtgattttttactttctttacaTGGTTAGGTATTGTTAATTGGCTTGAATTTTATGATCgtacattatttacataaatattgttcaaGTTCCGTACGACCCGCCATAAAGATGTTCGCAAAGCTTAAAGGTAATAAGGTGTAAAATAATTCCCAAAAAGCCCATAATACGGCTGGCTAATCTGAGAAGCAGCCGGCGGGAGGGCTCGGGCGGTCGTTTTGTTCGGTGTCGATGCCGTTGACAGGTGGAGGGTGCGCAGGGCCGGGGggcggcgcccgcgcagctCGCGTGGCCCTCTCGCCTGAGTCACGCGCGCCTCGTAATGCTTGCATAATAATAATGACGGATGCCGATCGCGCGGCGGCTCCTTTGATCTGCGGCGCGTTTGATGTAGCCGCCGGAGCCGGTCCCGCCGCCCCTGCCGCACAAACGAGCCGCCCGCTCGCCTACTCGgtcgggcggcgcggcgtgaGCGCTCGGCCCTTCGCCCTCGCTCTAAATAGAggctttattttgtaaacagcGGGAACGCTACCGTGCGGCTCGGGCAGTGCGCGGCGGCAGTGGTGCCCCTGCGCCCGCCAGTATGGGGTGTGCTGCGGCCCGCTGTCTGCGCGCGCGCGACCTAGCCCACGCCCGGGAGCGATGACGCGCCACCGCGGACTGCTCCGCACCCAACACTGGATTGTTTGGACACTCTGTGTACGCATTGCTTCATTATTTTGTGACGTGTGTTTTTACGCTACGGCTTCAGGTTACAGTGATTGTCAATAGTGGGGTATAACCGGAACCTTAGATCCGTTTATGACTGCATGTCAACAGCGGAATAAATGTTGAAAGTTATCACTGACGTTGAAACGGAcggttgtttttatttcaatattaggtTTTGTGAAATTTAGTTAATAACCAaaacttttacataatattcgATTGAGATTTTAACTTCATGAATTTTATACATACGGcgttttttcataaaataagtagtaaattaacaaatttatttttaccggtttgtttttagttttgtgaGTGAATcgctttaattatttcaaattaatatactACTTAAAAAGGTTTGCGGAATTATTTCTTCtagttcaaataatatttttagtaatttcttTTAACGATATTCATGTCTGTTAAAGTGCACGggattaataaaaactttagaatatatttaagaaacaaaatatatataaattaaacatagtTTTGCAACATTACCAAGCAGAcgaaaaaaacgaaaaataacgttattgtaatttaaagtaaCCAAGTTATTGTAGACGGGAGATAATTCATGCATTATGCTTGGCTTTTACCGATCCAATCAACTGCTTTATTGAGCCTTTCGACTTCGTGAAAAATATCGAATCTACCGGTTTTTGCGGGCTGTttcgtagtttatttattttaataacgataaattactattatatgAGTACTTTCAATTTAACAGTATCTCTCCTTCCTGCCCTGCTCCCAATTATTTGCGATTGGCGTAagatattctttttttcttatatcttaTTCCGTCCGTGTTTTTGACGAACTGACGTCAGTTTAAATTCTCTAAAACAATTCTTCTACAACTCTACATTTACCGTCcaacttaatttattgtaacttataaatcaaatattacaGAAAAGCCGATGTTCCTAATTACTTAATTCCAAGAGTTCGCTAAAGGCTTTGTTTTTCATGACCCGCAGATACAAGAAAGCCTCGTTTTAACCGTTCGTTTCTGAGAAGTTCATAATGTAACTTGCGTTTCTTAATTGTTATTCGTAAACACTTAAACAGTATTGGCTATTAGTTCAGGTGCGTTTACATACGTACTTGAAAGTGTAgacatatataaatatgtacaaacACTCGTTGCTTGGGTGCTACTTACCTACTTAGATGTAGACTCTACatctttttagtttattttgacaaatacAGACATTTTGAATATTACATCGTAAACAATTCGACATAGTTGCTTTTCTTAACATCTCGTAATTACTGTAAGTAGCCAAGTACATCGACGGATAATTGTTCAAAGCGGTCCATAGTGACGCCTTAGTTTGGATGagataacttttttaaatatgttgtttttaattccataacagtttttatttaatttcaaaacataatttaagtattttgacatctgtactaattaataaatcacatcgtcaagtaattttaattggaaaacaAACTTCTTAGTATCTCTCGAATACCTAGAAGTATGTTTCCCATTTTATGACGCGAAATCAAAggaatatttcaataaacatgATTATGGAAACAACAGGAATTCAATAAAGATAATGGTTTATTATCAAGAAATATGCAAACTGCATTCTTGTAGACATGCAAGGCTATCGAGTTATAAAGTacctaattattgttttaaattgacatGAATGATAATGTAGTTTGAATAGAGAGAATATGAAGTAATACCTAAAGTCGAGATTTTGCTTAGGATAGTGAGAACGGGAATAATCATAGTGCCGTTTTTGCCGATGAATGGAAGAAAATCTTGTCTGTGTGTCTGAAGTGCTGTGAGAAGCCAGTGTGATAGTCGTATCCTTAATAAGTGTAAATTGCCTGCGGCCGTTCTATAtaagtaaatcaaataaataaataaatagtttatgttcttaaaatgtatcgatttcatttttaacttttttccaTCAGAGTTCATACTTTAATTTGGTTACAttctaaacaaaatagtttgttAACTGGCTAAAATAAGCTACGTAACTAAGTTGTATTTTAggagtataatttaattacgcGCGCCTTTAAAATCACTTTCGACCCATCGAAGTATTTCAGAAATAAGATTATTACTTTACaaccattaaattttaattagatacGTATTTTAACTTTAAGACGTTTTCCGTTAATAATCCTGAATTTTTGATTATTATGGGTTTAAAAAGTATGATCATTAGAGTATTGTCGCCCTTATCTCGAAATCAAATTAACGTCAACTTCAAAgggtaaagtttttttttcactcttGGTTTGTTTACATAGATATTGAGACGAAGACGTTATTGAGTTCTCACCTTTGCTTCTATCAAGTATTTGtcattattattagtaattattgtgttttgtcCTGCAGGTAATATTATGTCAGGTTTGTGAAGGCACGTCTCCACCTGACAGTTTGCGTCTCGTCTGGCTTTCGAACACCTCTCTAACGTGCAACGATGGCTCTCCAGCCGGGTATGTAAACATTTTTCATCTTCATTTTCTTTCTTTGCTCATGTTTTGTGTCCTTTAAGAAATGTAGAGTCATTGTATTTAAAAGAGGAAACAGTTATTCGACCACATGAGTAACTATTCCGTCTTTTAAATACGGATAGTTCGTTAAAGTATGTTCATTAATACTTTATGGATTATGGAAATGTTTTTCAATTGCATAGAAACGGCAACAAATAGGCTTTGACTTTTGTGTAACTactaaaaaccatttaaatcgTACACTGATACCGAGACGGCCATACTtaacattttcctttttaatgtGTCATTTCAGTTACTATTTCCGGCGGGGGACTAACAATGACCATTGGGTGGTATACCTGGAAGGTGGCGGGTACTGCTGGGACGCGGCGTCTTGCAACGCGCGCTGGCGGCGCCGGCCCGCACTCATGTCCTCCTCGCGCTGGCCGCGCacccgccgcgcgcccgcgctGCTCTCCACCGACCCCGCCGCCAACCCGCTGTGGCACGCCTCCAACCACGTCCTCCTCCCCTACTGCTCCAGCGACATGTGGGCTGGCACCAGAAACACGAAGCAGTCCAACACGAGGTTCGTGTTTTCCGGTCGACTCATCGTACGGAGTGTATTGTCGGAATTACTTCACCACGGACTCACAGGGCGAATGTTACTTGTGGGATCAAGTGCTGGCGGAGCCGGTGTCATGTTACATGCGGATGCCGCTCGGCGTGCTCTCCGGTCAAAAGGCGTCCGAGTCGCAGCCATTGCCGACTCCGGCTGGTTCCTCGATCGTCCAGCTAAATCACGGCGAGCCCCGGCTGCCACCGTGGCTAAACTCGGTCATACTCTGTGGCGCGGCAAGCCTCCAACCTCTTGTGTGCGAGAACACGCTGCGGAGCCTTGGCTTTGCTATTTTGGGTATCGATTGTACGCCCACATTCGTACGCCACTATTcgtgtttcaatatttatttgattcgGCACAGCTAGCTGCCGAAGGAGTGCGCGCTCCTCGCACCAGGTCCCAGTGGGACGCAGTGCATCAGACAGGAGCGGCGTTACGTTCCAGTCTCAATTCTGTGCGAGCGGCGTTTGCTCCTGCTTGTTTGGCACACGGAGCGCTCGCACGTCCCGAATGGCAGGCAATTAACGTTTCGGGTATAACCTTACCACGGGCTTTAGCCTGTTGGGAGCAGAGGCTTGATGGCGGCAAGCGAAGAGCGCGCGGAGGCTGCGCACCTCGGCGGCTGGTGGAGCGCTGCACGTGGCCGCAGTGTAACGGGTCCTGTCCGCGCCTGCGGGACCCGCGCACCGGCGAGGAGGTGgcgctggccgcgctgctgcAGAGCTTTGGGCTGGACGTGCGCGGCGCCGCTGCGGCGATGGGTTTGGATGCGCGAGCTCTGTCGCGCATGAGCCGGGCCGAGTTGCTGCCGCTATTGGCGCCCCATatgtgactctacattttataatatggACTTTTTGTGCTTCCAGGCACGCTTAATCTACCTCGTTTTTTGTTGCACAAGTACAAGTAATATTACGTATAGTTgtctagatattatttattgttcgtCGGACTCattgtatttataagtaaaGGGCTGGaactcttttttgttttgttttattaatcttacaacttaaaaaataaaagaaaaaatctttggCACACTTGTATTCTATGTACAAATTCAATTCGATCCTTTTAAAAGACCAATAGACTAGGTTCGTTTTatctacaaattaaataactaaaattatcTCACTTCTGGTCCGCTGGGCGCTCTCTGTATGGCAGTGATGAGGCGGATATGCGCGATCAGCAGGTAACTAGATAAATTGGTCGGGTAAGTATAGTCGGCGCGGCGGTTCGGAGCGGTTCCTGGCGCGCGGAAGCCACGGCGAGCGGCGgcccgcggcggcggcgcggcgccgggACACCTTCACGTGGAGACCGCCGCTGCGGAAGCGTCGGCGGTGACGTCATAA contains:
- the LOC113497964 gene encoding palmitoleoyl-protein carboxylesterase NOTUM yields the protein MTRHRGLLRTQHWIVWTLCVILCQVCEGTSPPDSLRLVWLSNTSLTCNDGSPAGYYFRRGTNNDHWVVYLEGGGYCWDAASCNARWRRRPALMSSSRWPRTRRAPALLSTDPAANPLWHASNHVLLPYCSSDMWAGTRNTKQSNTRFVFSGRLIVRSVLSELLHHGLTGRMLLVGSSAGGAGVMLHADAARRALRSKGVRVAAIADSGWFLDRPAKSRRAPAATVAKLGHTLWRGKPPTSCVREHAAEPWLCYFGYRLYAHIRTPLFVFQYLFDSAQLAAEGVRAPRTRSQWDAVHQTGAALRSSLNSVRAAFAPACLAHGALARPEWQAINVSGITLPRALACWEQRLDGGKRRARGGCAPRRLVERCTWPQCNGSCPRLRDPRTGEEVALAALLQSFGLDVRGAAAAMGLDARALSRMSRAELLPLLAPHM